The following are encoded together in the Diachasmimorpha longicaudata isolate KC_UGA_2023 chromosome 3, iyDiaLong2, whole genome shotgun sequence genome:
- the Bre1 gene encoding E3 ubiquitin-protein ligase Bre1 isoform X2 has product MSKRSADAGDSSSQPPIKKVQFEPILIGPISTLEEMDMKVLQFQNKKLAQRLEQRHRMETELRQRIEQLEKRQTQDDAVLNVVNRYWNQLNEDIRVLLQRFDAETADESENKNESEATTSFLMQLSTWDKEELDDKLAHRVQVSKRAVSKVVQAFDRLSQRNEKITLALKGEYEGEEAPNIDEVVRKANNEIQTENRNLQAINIQLHEKYHTMSLKMSELQDTITGKDTLSAELRNQVDDLQYELNKVRARNDKLEHHLGEAIEKLKAFQQIHGTDDKGTNKPSTLVPSSVSQTKLEDLQRELEETRELANNRLQELDKLHQQHRDVLKEVERLKMDIRQLPESVIVETTEYKCLQSQFSVLYNESMQLKTQLDDARAQLQTSKNSHLRHIEMMESEELMAQKKLRGECIQLEDVLAQLRKEYEMLRIEFEQNLAANEQTGPINREMRHLITSLQNHNQQLKGEVHRYKRKYKEASAEIPKLKKDVDELTTKLGQQSSQESKEGNNSDGSCKEEETMNSMPGSMQIKEEGTSIKRELGIDEEVEAIEIGEGEGSKGNSDSHALTSPTLKKEKDIKREKDIKKETAVKTEHRDPAHRLKDPKVAESEIVRDLKAQLKKTVNEMKEMKLLLDMYKGVGKEQRDKVQLMAAERKTRAELEELRQQLKKIQENKREERKKLADEDAQIKIKKLEEQTYTLQRQVASQKQNCVWMQEEEALLNEMEVTGQAFEDMQEQNSRLIQQLREKDDANFKLMTERIKSNQLHKLAREEKDVLKEQVTTLTTQVEAANVVVRKLEEKERLLQNSLATVEKELALRQQAMEMHKRKAIESAQSAADLKLHLEKYHSQMKEAQQVVAEKTSSLEAEAYKTKRLQEEIAQLRRKVERMKKIELAETLDEVMAEELREYKETLTCPSCKVKRKDAVLTKCFHVFCWDCLRTRYETRQRKCPKCNGAFGANDYHRLYLST; this is encoded by the exons ATGTCGAAGCGTTCAGCAGATGCAGGGGACAGTAGTTCCCAACCCCCGATAAAGAAAGTCCAGTTTGAACCGATTTTAATCGGTCCGATATCAACATTGGAGGAAATGGACATGAAAGTCCTTCAATTCCAGAATAAAAAGCTTGCTCAG AGGTTAGAGCAGAGGCACAGAATGGAGACAGAGCTTAGACAGAGAATTGAACAGCTAGAGAAGAGGCAAACACAGGATGATGCTGTGCTCAATGTAGTCAATCGCTACTGGAATCAATTAAATGAAGACATCCGAGTGCTGTTGCAGAGGTTTGATGCTGAAACTGCTGACGAGTCCGAGAATAAAAACGAGTCAGAAGCCACTACTTCCTTCCTGATGCAGCTCTCCACATGGGACAAGGAAGAGCTAGATGACAAGCTGGCCCATCGGGTACAGGTCTCGAAACGCGCCGTTTCAAAGGTCGTCCAGGCATTTGATCGTCTCTCCCAACGAAACGAGAAGATAACCCTCGCTTTGAAGGGCGAGTACGAGGGTGAGGAAGCTCCAAACATTGACGAGGTAGTTCGCAAGGCCAACAATGAAATACAAACCGAGAACAGAAATCTCCAGGCCATCAACATTCAACTGCACGAAAAATACCACACAATGTCGCTGAAGATGTCTGAACTCCAGGACACAATAACTGGCAAGGACACGTTATCAGCAGAACTTCGTAACCAAGTAGACGATCTCCAGTACGAGCTGAATAAAGTTCGGGCGAGAAATGACAAGCTAGAGCATCACTTGGGTGAGGCAATAGAAAAGCTGAAAGCATTCCAACAAATCCATGGCACTGACGACAAAGGAACCAATAAGCCGAGCACCCTGGTTCCTTCAAGTGTATCTCAGACGAAATTAGAGGATCTCCAACGTGAGCTGGAGGAGACAAGAGAATTAGCTAACAATAGACTTCAGGAATTAGATAAATTACATCAGCAGCACCGAGACGTATTGAAGGAAGTGGAGCGATTGAAGATGGATATTAGACAGCTCCCAGAGTCGGTAATAGTGGAGACAACTGAGTACAAATGCCTCCAGTCCCAGTTTTCAGTGCTGTACAATGAATCAATGCAGCTGAAGACTCAACTGGACGATGCGAGAGCACAATTGCAGACTAGTAAGAATTCCCATTTGAGGCACATTGAGATGATGGAGAGTGAGGAGCTGATGGCACAGAAAAAACTCAGGGGCGAGTGCATTCAACTGGAGGATGTACTGGCCCAGTTGAGGAAGGAGTATGAAATGCTTAGGATTGAATTCGAGCAGAATTTAGCTGCCAACGAACAGACTGGACCTATCAACAGGGAGATGAGGCATCTGATCACCTCTCTGCAGAATCATAATCAACAGCTGAAGGGAGAGGTCCATAGGTACAAGAGGAAGTATAAAGAGGCTTCTGCtgaaattccaaaattaaaaaaagacgTAGATGAACTGACAACAAAGCTGGGACAGCAGTCATCCCAAGAGAGTAAAGAGGGGAACAATTCTGATGGAAGTTGCAAAGAAGAAGAGACTATGAACTCTATGCCCGGGTCCATGCAAATTAAAGAGGAAGGGACTTCCATAAAACGCGAATTGGGGATTGATGAGGAGGTCGAGGCCATCGAGATAGGTGAAGGTGAAGGGAGTAAAGGGAACAGTGATTCTCACGCATTAACTTCACCGACCCTTAAGAAGGAGAAGGACATTAAGAGGGAGAAGGACATTAAGAAAGAAACCGCTGTGAAAACTGAGCACAGGGATCCAGCGCATAGACTCAAGGATCCTAAAGTAGCTGAATCGGAGATTGTGAGAGACCTCAAGGCTCAGCTTAA aaAAACAGTGAACGAAATGAAGGAAATGAAGCTCCTCCTGGACATGTACAAAGGTGTAGGCAAGGAGCAGCGTGACAAAGTTCAACTAATGGCAGCTGAACGAAAAACACGAGCAGAACTTGAAGAACTTCGTCAACAGCTGAAAAAAATCCAG GAAAACAAGAGGGAGGAGCGCAAGAAACTTGCCGACGAAGATGCACAGATCAAAATCAAGAAGCTGGAGGAACAGACTTACACACTTCAGCGACAGGTTGCTTCACAAAAACAG AATTGCGTTTGGATGCAGGAAGAGGAAGCGTTATTAAACGAAATGGAGGTAACTGGCCAAGCATTTGAAGATATGCAGGAGCAAAACTCTCGCTTGATTCAGCAATTGCGTGAAAAAGATGACGCCAACTTCAAATTAATGACTGAGAGAATAAAAAGTAATCAATTGCATAAATTAGCCAGAGAGGAGAAAGATGTTCTCAAGGAGCAAGTCACGACTTTGACAACGCAAGTCGAGGCGGCCAATGTTGTTGTACGAAAATTGGAAGAGAAGGAGCGACTTTTGCAGAATTCACTAGCCACTGTGGAGAAGGAACTGGCACTTAGGCAACAGGCCATGGAAATGCACAAGAGAAAGGCTATTGAAAGTGCACAGAGCGCTGCTGATTTGAAACTCCATCTCG aaaaatatcattcacAAATGAAAGAGGCGCAGCAGGTAGTGGCCGAGAAGACAAGCTCCTTGGAAGCTGAAGCCTACAAAACCAAGAGACTTCAAGAAGAAATCGCTCAATTACGAAGGAAGGTAGAGAGAATGAAGAAGATCGAATTGGCAGAAACTCTGGACGAAGTTATGGCGGAAGAACTCCGAGAGTACAAAGAAACACTCACCTGTCCCTCGTGCAAAGTCAAACGTAAGGATGCAGTACTCACGAAGTGCTTCCATGTTTTCTGCTGGGATTGTCTTCGTACCCGATATGAAACTCGTCAAAGGAAATGTCCAAAGTGCAACGGTGCATTTGGTGCAAATGATTATCATCGTTTGTATCTCTCAACGTGA